One Trichormus variabilis 0441 genomic window, GATTAGTATTGATGAATCACCAAACTAAAAAATAGAAACTGTTGCCTAGAGATTAGGGGCTGAAAAATATTGATTTTTCATCCCTTTTTGTCTGTAAACAAGCTGTATATTTACCTGGAAAATGGTGATTTTTTCTGAAAAATATTAGTTTCTCCTACCTCATAATTCACTTTAAATGACACCCAGCATTACAGATTCAACAGTAAAAGCCGCATTGGCAGCCATTGCATCGGAATCAGCAACAACTGAAGAGAAAATTCAGATGTTGATTGAATTGGCACAAGGTTTGCAGAAAAAACCTAAAACGCCTGGGGATTTATGGAATGCTGTTGAGTTATATCAGCAAGCCATTAAAATGTGTGGTGGGGATTATTCTTTATGGAAAGCCCGTTCTCAGGCGGGGATGGCTGGGGCGTTGAAGTCGATTCCTGATGTGGGGGCGGAATTGCTGCTACAAGCTAAAGCTGGTTATGAGGAGGCGTTACCAGTTCTGCGACAGTTGGCTGGGGCGGTGGAAGTTGCAGAAGCCCAGATGAATTTCGGGTTGGTGTTGCAGTCTTTAGTGCCTTTTAATTTGGCGAGGATAACCGATAGTGTCGCTGCTTATCAGGAGGCGATGGGGGTATTTACGAGTCAGGATTATCCTCAAGAATACGCGATTTTGGCGAATAATATTGCGATCGCCTACCTTTCTATGTCGGGGGGTGCAGAACAGCAAAATCTCTATGCAGGTTTGGCTGTACAGACTTTTGAGTCAGCACTCAAGCAAATTAACTTGATTGACCACCCCAGGGAATATGCGATGTTGCAAAATAACTTGGGTAATGCTTTGCAATATTTACCCAGTTCCCATCCTGTGGAAAATAATTTACGGGCGATCGTAGCTTATGATGAAGCATTAAAGGTGCGTACTTGTCAAGGTACCCCTGTGGAATATGCCAACACAATTGCCAATAAGGCTAATGCTTTATTCAATTTACCTGATGACCCCGAAAAACCAGAGTTAGGTAATTCCCAAAATCTTTTACAAGCCCGTGCTTATTATCAAGAGGCTTGGGAGATATTTAGTCAATGTCAGCAAATGGAACAGGCGCAGGCGGTAGCCCAGGCATTGCATGAGGTAGGGGCAGAAATCCGGATAAGCCACTTGTAGAGACGCGATTCATCGCGTCTTCTTCAGCCAATGATATGTTGATATGTTGCTAACAAATGACAAATTTAGAAGATTTAGTGACAGAAATTAGCCGCTATGAAGCAATTATCTCACAGTGGGATGAAACTCAGCGTGGGGTGGTAGTTGGGTTGAAAAGGGCGATTGAGGATTTACATCAGGAAGCTTTGAGGCGGTTAATTAAAAGTGTGAAGCAGGAATGTTTACTAGCTTTACAAAATGCGGTGCAAGATGAGGTGGTTTACGGGGTTCTACTTTATCATGGGTTGGTGAAACAGCCCCAACCACCGCTTTTACAACGTGTGGAAGCTGCGTTGGAGGAGGTGCGTCCAGGGTTGAAAAGTCATCATGGGGATGTGGAGTTAGTGGCAATTAAACCACCAGATACGGTAGAGGTGCGGTTTATCGGGACTTGTAGTAACTGTGCGGCTTCTACTTTGACGTTATCTCAAGGGGTGGAACAGGCTATTAAGGCGCTGTGTCCAGAAATTATGACGGTGATTGCTGTGAAGTAAAAAATTAACAAACTACTATAAGACTTTGCAACCAGAATTAACAAAAACTCCAGCAAATTTCCCCCTTTCACCTCCAGGGGC contains:
- a CDS encoding NifU family protein, which translates into the protein MTNLEDLVTEISRYEAIISQWDETQRGVVVGLKRAIEDLHQEALRRLIKSVKQECLLALQNAVQDEVVYGVLLYHGLVKQPQPPLLQRVEAALEEVRPGLKSHHGDVELVAIKPPDTVEVRFIGTCSNCAASTLTLSQGVEQAIKALCPEIMTVIAVK